A window of the Malaclemys terrapin pileata isolate rMalTer1 chromosome 6, rMalTer1.hap1, whole genome shotgun sequence genome harbors these coding sequences:
- the LOC128838960 gene encoding SRRM2 protein homolog rsr-2-like: MQADNRKRAPAWTVREVLDLIAVWGEDSVLAELRSKRRNAKTFEKISKGMMERGHNRDSEQCRVKVKELRQAYQKTKEANGRSGSEPRTCRFYAELHAILGGAATTTPPVIVDSGSGIVSSATPEDSADGGEEEEEDEDELAESTQHSVLPNSQDLFLTLTEVPSQASQASTQDSDPMEGTSAAANSSSLPPPSRRLSQIRRRKKRTRDEMFSEIMESSRSDRAHLNEWKETVSKYRKEASEHEDRRDQREDRRDQREDRRDARDERWRQEDQRRQDATLGLLREQTDMLRRLVELQERLLENRLPLQPLFHPPPSPCSISSSPRRVRTRGGRLRTPSHSTPVDSPSKRLSFF, translated from the exons atgcaggctgataatcgaaaaagagcaccagcatggacagtgagggaggtactggatctgatcgctgtatggggagaggattcagtgcttgcagaacttcgttctaaaagacgaaatgcaaaaacttttgaaaaaatctccaagggcatgatggagagaggccacaatagggactctgagcagtgccgcgtgaaagtcaaggagctcagacaagcgtatcaaaaaacaaaggaggcaaacggtcgctccgggtcagagccgcggacatgccgcttctacgccgagctgcatgcaattctagggggggctgccaccactaccccacctgtgatcgtggattctgggtcggggatagtctcatcagcgacgcctgaggattctgccgatgggggagaggaggaggaggaggatgaggatgagcttgcagagagcacacagcactccgttctccccaacagccaggatctttttctcaccctgactgaagtaccctcccaagcctcccaagccagtacccaagactctgaccccatggaagggacctcag cagctgcaaattcctcaagcctccctcctccatcccgaaggttatcacagataaggcgtcgtaagaagagaacgcgagacgagatgttttctgaaattatggaatccagccgcagtgacagagctcatctgaatgagtggaaggaaacagtttcaaagtataggaaagaagccagtgaacatgaggacaggagggaccaacgtgaggacaggagggaccaacgtgaggacaggagggacgctcgagatgagaggtggcggcaggaagaccagaggaggcaggatgcaacgctggggctgctgcgtgagcaaacagacatgctccggcgtctggtggagcttcaggaacggctgctggaaaacagactgccgcttcagcccctgttccaccctcccccctccccatgttccatatcctcctcacccagacgtgtaagaacacggggggggaggctccgtacaccttcccattccaccccagtagacagcccaagcaaaaggctgtcatttttttaa